From a region of the Mycolicibacterium sp. MU0050 genome:
- a CDS encoding site-specific integrase, translating to MARRPEWVKAVETSAGRRYEVRVHGQRPDGSRFQHKKRFETVEAAVKWRSTVVSELSHGTHVAPSEITVRQAVDSWLIGQRIRPKTMSAYVTSLRPLVDALGDKPVQQVTKDDIEKIVTSLRNGTSRMGTWHAPEKLTKNKKTVRAPWAPASINPMLARARSIFDDLMAQGIVVRNPAALVKSLPTENADMHTLSAEQVTKLLASSKADPFSIAWQLAVYGLRRGEILALDWDSIDFDKGTVSISAARLAVSGGSVTGATKTKTSTRTLPMPEDLARALRAERKRQREAKLALGSKWHDTGLVVVDEFGAAPHPDTLTKAWAKALGSAGLPHVRLHDARHSCATLMHMRGVPVVVIAAWLGHQDAGFTLRTYAHSTNDALADAAAVLNSITTSKPDTAASE from the coding sequence ATGGCACGCAGACCGGAATGGGTGAAGGCTGTCGAGACCTCGGCGGGGCGTAGGTACGAGGTGCGGGTGCATGGGCAACGGCCCGACGGCTCGCGGTTCCAGCACAAGAAGCGGTTCGAGACGGTCGAGGCCGCGGTGAAGTGGCGCAGCACTGTCGTGTCGGAGTTGTCTCACGGCACGCACGTCGCACCTTCGGAGATCACGGTGCGTCAGGCCGTGGACAGCTGGCTAATCGGTCAACGTATCCGGCCGAAGACGATGAGCGCCTACGTCACCAGTTTGAGACCGCTCGTCGACGCCCTCGGTGACAAACCGGTGCAGCAAGTGACGAAGGACGACATAGAGAAGATTGTCACCTCCCTCCGCAATGGGACCAGTCGCATGGGCACCTGGCACGCGCCGGAGAAGCTGACCAAGAACAAGAAGACAGTCCGCGCCCCGTGGGCACCGGCGTCGATCAACCCGATGCTGGCACGGGCGCGATCGATCTTCGACGACCTGATGGCGCAGGGCATCGTCGTCCGCAACCCCGCCGCGTTGGTGAAGAGTCTTCCCACGGAGAACGCCGACATGCACACGCTGTCCGCCGAGCAGGTGACTAAGCTACTCGCCTCGTCGAAGGCAGATCCGTTCTCGATCGCGTGGCAGCTCGCGGTGTACGGGCTGCGCCGCGGTGAGATCCTCGCGCTCGACTGGGACTCGATCGACTTCGACAAGGGCACCGTCTCGATCTCCGCTGCGCGCCTCGCGGTCTCGGGCGGCAGCGTCACCGGCGCCACCAAGACGAAGACCAGCACCAGGACTCTGCCGATGCCTGAGGACCTCGCCCGTGCACTGCGCGCTGAGAGGAAGCGGCAACGGGAAGCGAAGCTTGCACTCGGATCCAAGTGGCATGACACCGGTCTCGTGGTCGTCGACGAGTTCGGCGCGGCGCCGCACCCGGACACCCTGACGAAGGCGTGGGCCAAGGCGCTCGGCTCTGCAGGTCTCCCCCACGTTCGTCTTCATGATGCGAGGCACAGCTGCGCGACTCTCATGCACATGCGAGGCGTGCCGGTTGTGGTGATCGCCGCGTGGCTCGGGCATCAAGATGCCGGCTTCACTCTCCGTACCTACGCGCATTCGACGAACGACGCGCTCGCGGATGCCGCCGCGGTGCTGAACTCGATCACGACCTCGAAGCCGGACACCGCCGCTTCGGAATGA
- a CDS encoding helix-turn-helix domain-containing protein — translation MSENQNSDLAAALATLLAAVGQTQPAQTPAPVTMLTVAETAEMLRCSESLIYAQLKDGRIKGVKVGRRRLIPMREIDRLISGDVAA, via the coding sequence ATGAGCGAGAACCAGAACAGTGATCTCGCCGCCGCGCTCGCCACTCTGCTGGCCGCGGTCGGCCAGACTCAGCCTGCCCAGACGCCGGCACCGGTGACGATGCTCACCGTCGCCGAGACGGCGGAGATGCTCCGCTGCAGCGAGAGCCTCATCTACGCGCAGCTCAAAGACGGCAGGATCAAGGGAGTGAAGGTGGGGCGGAGAAGGTTGATCCCCATGCGCGAGATCGACCGCCTCATCTCCGGCGACGTCGCCGCGTAG
- a CDS encoding zinc ribbon domain-containing protein: protein MAKSIHDAGWGMLVAMITYKSAERGGKVARAGRFDPTSQRCSVCGHPGIGKLPLSVRQWTCPGCGTLLDREFNAAVNVVDAAGLAESLNACGGDVRLRLAEAITGEAGTHRTDPDSNVAAA from the coding sequence ATGGCCAAATCCATCCACGATGCGGGTTGGGGGATGCTCGTGGCGATGATCACCTACAAGAGCGCCGAACGCGGCGGGAAGGTAGCGCGAGCAGGACGCTTCGATCCCACCTCTCAGCGTTGTTCAGTGTGCGGTCACCCGGGGATCGGGAAACTTCCCCTCTCCGTACGGCAATGGACATGCCCGGGCTGCGGAACACTTCTGGACCGTGAGTTCAACGCTGCTGTTAACGTCGTCGACGCCGCTGGGCTAGCGGAGTCGTTAAACGCTTGTGGAGGAGATGTCAGACTTCGGCTTGCCGAAGCAATCACCGGTGAAGCAGGAACCCATCGAACAGACCCCGACAGCAATGTCGCGGCTGCGTAG
- a CDS encoding IS3 family transposase (programmed frameshift) produces MARPYPREFRDDVVRVARNRDDGVTIEQIATDFGVHPMTLQKWLRQADIDEGAKPGKTTGESGELREARRRIKLLEQENEVLRRAAAYLSQANLPKRIYPLVKELAADGIPVAVTCRVLKLARQPYYRWLASPVTDAERVEAYRVNALFDAHRDDPEFGYRYLVEEARDAGEPMAERTAWRICSQNQLWSVFGKNRGKNGKPGPPVHDDLVERDFTADAPNQLWLSDITEHRTGEGKLYLCAIKDVYSNRIVGYSIDSRMKSRLATRALHSAVARRGDVAGCILHSDRGSQFRSRRFVHALHHHEMVGSMGRVGAAGDNAAMESFFSLLQKNVLDRRRWDTREQLRIAIVTWIERTYHRRRRQAGLGRLTPVEFEAIMTTPASQAA; encoded by the exons ATGGCAAGGCCCTATCCCCGTGAGTTCCGCGACGACGTCGTGCGCGTGGCCCGCAATCGCGATGACGGGGTGACGATCGAGCAGATCGCCACCGATTTCGGGGTGCACCCGATGACGCTGCAGAAATGGCTCCGTCAGGCCGACATTGACGAGGGCGCCAAGCCCGGCAAGACCACCGGCGAGTCCGGTGAGCTGCGTGAGGCCCGGCGGCGGATCAAGCTGCTCGAGCAGGAAAACGAGGTCCTGCGCCGTGCCGCGGCGTATCTGTCGCAGGCCAACCTGCCG AAAAGGATCTACCCGCTCGTGAAAGAGCTCGCCGCCGACGGGATCCCCGTCGCGGTGACGTGCCGGGTCCTCAAGCTCGCTCGCCAACCGTATTACCGCTGGCTGGCCTCCCCTGTCACCGACGCCGAACGCGTCGAGGCCTACCGCGTCAACGCCCTTTTCGACGCGCACCGCGATGATCCGGAGTTCGGATATCGCTACCTGGTCGAGGAGGCCCGCGACGCTGGCGAGCCGATGGCCGAGCGCACCGCCTGGCGCATCTGCTCCCAGAACCAACTGTGGAGCGTGTTCGGCAAAAACCGCGGCAAGAACGGCAAGCCCGGCCCACCGGTCCACGACGATCTCGTCGAACGCGACTTCACCGCCGACGCGCCGAATCAGTTGTGGCTCAGCGATATCACCGAGCACCGTACCGGTGAGGGCAAGCTTTACCTGTGCGCCATCAAAGATGTGTACTCCAACAGGATCGTCGGCTACTCCATTGACTCCCGAATGAAGTCCCGACTGGCCACCCGTGCACTGCACAGCGCGGTGGCCCGACGCGGAGATGTCGCGGGATGCATCCTACATTCGGATCGAGGATCTCAGTTTCGCTCAAGGCGATTCGTGCACGCACTGCACCATCACGAGATGGTCGGCTCGATGGGCCGTGTCGGCGCGGCCGGCGACAACGCTGCCATGGAGAGCTTCTTTTCCCTGCTGCAGAAGAACGTGCTCGACCGCCGCCGCTGGGACACCCGCGAGCAACTCCGAATCGCGATCGTCACCTGGATCGAACGCACCTACCACCGACGCCGCCGACAAGCCGGCCTCGGCCGGTTGACCCCGGTGGAATTCGAAGCCATCATGACCACACCGGCCAGTCAGGCCGCGTGA
- a CDS encoding transposase: protein MKRRHSARAYLTGGQRQHAARLFGCCRVVFNDFLAEAGRQYSETGKTDFDQVAKQVTTLAKKTPERQWLAEVSSVALQQSIANAKRAYRNFFDSCSGKRKGRKVGFPKFKRRSGRQSATFTRNAGFSVRVDGCSKWGFVRLPGLGEVKFVVSADLDWDTLSSVTLIGNPDGTFEVSFTYQPVEVTKEPAPDGTVAGIDLGLTVLASGVHLDGEGGGERFDEPNERHLRRKQRALARAQKSLSRKEKGSRKDKRPPSNNYLKQKQKVAKLHSQVARTRKDQLDKFSLRVARENQTVGSAARVGDI, encoded by the coding sequence ATGAAGCGGCGACATTCTGCGCGGGCCTACCTCACCGGTGGGCAACGCCAACACGCCGCCAGACTGTTTGGTTGCTGCCGGGTCGTCTTCAACGACTTCCTCGCCGAAGCTGGGCGTCAGTACAGCGAAACAGGGAAAACCGACTTCGATCAGGTCGCCAAACAGGTCACCACGCTGGCGAAGAAAACACCGGAACGGCAATGGCTTGCCGAGGTCTCCTCGGTTGCTTTGCAGCAATCGATCGCCAACGCCAAACGGGCGTATCGGAACTTCTTCGACTCCTGCTCGGGGAAACGGAAAGGCCGCAAGGTGGGCTTCCCCAAGTTCAAGCGTCGCAGCGGCAGGCAGAGCGCAACGTTCACCCGAAACGCTGGTTTCAGCGTGCGAGTGGATGGATGCTCAAAGTGGGGTTTCGTTCGACTTCCCGGTCTCGGGGAGGTCAAGTTCGTTGTCTCCGCGGACCTGGATTGGGACACGCTCTCCTCGGTCACCCTGATCGGCAACCCTGACGGCACCTTCGAAGTTTCGTTCACCTACCAACCCGTGGAGGTCACCAAGGAGCCGGCACCGGACGGAACCGTTGCCGGAATCGATCTCGGTCTTACCGTTCTCGCTTCCGGAGTGCACCTTGACGGTGAAGGTGGTGGAGAACGCTTCGACGAACCAAACGAGCGACACCTCCGCCGCAAACAGCGTGCACTTGCACGTGCCCAGAAGTCGCTCTCCCGCAAAGAGAAAGGTTCCCGTAAAGACAAACGGCCACCCTCGAACAACTACCTCAAACAGAAACAGAAGGTGGCCAAGCTGCACTCGCAGGTGGCCCGAACCCGCAAAGACCAGCTCGACAAGTTCAGCCTTCGGGTAGCCCGTGAAAACCAAACGGTCGGGTCTGCTGCACGAGTAGGTGACATCTGA
- the tnpA gene encoding IS200/IS605 family transposase — MVEDADVRKGRHAVWDLHVHLVFVTKYRRRVFAAEHLEALQEVMSSVCADFGCELEEFNGEDNHVHLLVGFPATVELSKLVNSLKGVSSRKLRQQYKDHLQQFLWGGHLWSRSYYAGTTGGAGIETVRRYIEQQNRPNPA; from the coding sequence ATGGTGGAGGATGCGGATGTTCGTAAAGGGAGACATGCTGTTTGGGACTTGCATGTGCATTTGGTGTTCGTGACAAAGTACCGACGTCGAGTGTTCGCCGCCGAGCATCTCGAAGCGCTCCAAGAGGTGATGTCCTCGGTGTGTGCTGATTTCGGATGCGAGCTCGAAGAGTTCAACGGGGAGGACAACCATGTGCATCTGCTGGTCGGGTTTCCGGCCACGGTCGAGTTGTCGAAGCTGGTCAACAGCCTCAAAGGTGTTTCCTCGCGCAAACTTCGGCAGCAGTACAAAGACCACCTACAGCAGTTCTTGTGGGGTGGGCATCTCTGGTCACGTTCCTACTACGCGGGAACAACCGGCGGAGCTGGAATCGAAACCGTTCGGCGTTACATCGAGCAGCAGAACAGGCCGAACCCGGCGTGA
- a CDS encoding chromosome partitioning protein yields MTRFVTRDPAAAAAATDALRDASKALAAVVTVTAQALTPHPEDPFTAEDALAALEKWVRGEARRRRRLAHTLLLLHEAGVSERALADRIGLGRHAVAQMVADARVEREAGA; encoded by the coding sequence ATGACCAGGTTCGTCACCCGTGACCCGGCCGCCGCAGCCGCCGCGACCGACGCGTTGCGCGACGCGTCCAAGGCGCTGGCCGCCGTCGTCACCGTGACCGCCCAGGCCCTCACCCCGCACCCGGAAGATCCGTTCACCGCGGAGGACGCCCTCGCCGCGCTCGAGAAGTGGGTCCGGGGTGAGGCACGTCGCCGTCGCCGGCTCGCGCACACGCTCCTCCTGCTGCACGAGGCCGGAGTCAGTGAACGTGCGCTGGCCGACCGGATCGGTCTGGGGCGCCATGCCGTCGCGCAGATGGTCGCCGACGCGAGGGTCGAGCGAGAGGCCGGCGCGTGA
- a CDS encoding helicase HerA domain-containing protein, with the protein MSGGFDELFGDSSTATAAPTEKKAKTAAKKPATADRPQRSQADHDGEVRAAADRYMALLPEIRAARPQGPRAEEAAPQLTGSAWVIDAWETALFGGDHAAFGLDARFGAEVFTRGDTLYVQVTVPAELAGEGRKAVAETMLAETVRRQNLGDYEVEPGEDKRKFFLVRTNAFDTTNGWREHPKTRAFYRSATTGGTYHQELFDLVGLRVVDPKTGEIKYPQREFGSDDRGGTVTLALPPGMLPRDVIAAEPALRAALAMPELTVTAGDGLRPTIHLNSKPLVRAFPKSNPLSAGRLWLPRTEAERYAVSNEIRLFLGVTETGEVVAPRLKDRSHAAIFGMTNSGKSTTMVILARSLAAQGAEVWLADAKGTPEFRSLYKESVAGITHLSVATPALMHATVHKLRELYKFRAAVANELADRGLGVDDILWPRVVLIFDEMGEFLNTALSDGGDKVAKAQAQATVNMLGEIGAKARAYGVHLIVAGQHVYVAALPNKVKEHLSIRAVLGKASDTHIQRLFDEQDRDAAKAAREGILPGQKGRGIVMADDAEVVQFQSFYNDADQAAKFVRDTAGTPRLKRWGHQFPTGDDVPGAHGAWQSWGAWEGDKSFEPDGTVEDLGTVVLDRLNRVTGELEPDPGAAPWDMTSPAYNPGSPPLSAAFQNVN; encoded by the coding sequence GGTACATGGCGCTGCTCCCCGAGATCCGTGCGGCACGTCCGCAGGGCCCTCGCGCCGAGGAAGCCGCTCCGCAGCTCACCGGTTCGGCTTGGGTGATCGACGCCTGGGAGACCGCGCTGTTCGGTGGCGACCACGCCGCGTTCGGCCTCGACGCACGTTTCGGCGCTGAGGTCTTCACCCGAGGGGACACGCTCTACGTTCAGGTCACAGTGCCCGCCGAGCTCGCTGGCGAGGGACGCAAGGCTGTCGCGGAGACGATGCTCGCCGAGACCGTCCGCCGGCAGAACCTCGGCGACTACGAGGTGGAACCCGGCGAGGACAAGCGCAAGTTCTTCCTCGTCCGCACCAACGCGTTCGACACCACGAACGGCTGGCGCGAGCACCCGAAGACGCGCGCCTTCTACCGCAGCGCAACTACCGGTGGCACGTACCACCAGGAGCTGTTCGACCTCGTCGGCCTCCGCGTTGTCGACCCGAAGACCGGCGAGATCAAGTACCCGCAGCGCGAGTTCGGATCCGACGACCGCGGCGGAACGGTGACGCTGGCACTGCCGCCGGGGATGCTTCCGCGCGACGTGATCGCAGCTGAGCCCGCACTGCGCGCGGCGCTGGCGATGCCGGAGCTGACGGTGACGGCGGGCGACGGACTGCGGCCGACGATCCACCTGAACTCGAAGCCGTTGGTGCGTGCGTTCCCCAAGTCGAACCCGTTGTCGGCGGGCCGTCTCTGGCTGCCGCGCACCGAGGCCGAGCGCTACGCCGTCAGCAACGAGATCCGCTTGTTCCTCGGCGTGACTGAGACCGGAGAGGTGGTCGCGCCGCGGCTCAAGGACCGCAGTCACGCCGCGATCTTCGGCATGACGAACAGCGGCAAGAGCACCACCATGGTCATCCTCGCGCGCAGCCTCGCGGCGCAGGGCGCCGAGGTGTGGCTTGCAGATGCAAAGGGCACGCCGGAGTTCCGCAGCCTCTACAAGGAGAGCGTCGCGGGGATCACGCACCTGAGCGTTGCGACTCCCGCACTCATGCACGCCACCGTGCACAAGCTGCGGGAGTTGTACAAGTTCCGCGCGGCCGTGGCCAACGAGCTCGCGGACCGAGGCCTCGGCGTCGACGACATCCTCTGGCCGCGCGTCGTCCTGATCTTCGATGAGATGGGCGAGTTCCTGAACACCGCGTTGAGCGATGGCGGCGACAAGGTCGCCAAGGCTCAGGCGCAAGCCACCGTGAACATGTTGGGCGAGATCGGGGCGAAGGCCCGCGCCTACGGCGTGCACCTGATCGTGGCCGGACAGCACGTCTACGTCGCGGCGCTCCCGAACAAGGTGAAGGAGCACCTCAGCATCCGCGCCGTGCTCGGCAAGGCGTCCGACACGCACATCCAGCGGCTCTTCGACGAGCAGGATCGCGACGCCGCGAAGGCCGCGCGTGAGGGGATCCTCCCGGGCCAGAAGGGCCGCGGGATCGTGATGGCCGACGACGCCGAAGTGGTGCAGTTCCAGTCGTTCTACAACGACGCGGACCAGGCCGCGAAGTTCGTTCGCGACACGGCAGGTACCCCGCGCCTCAAGCGGTGGGGGCACCAGTTCCCGACCGGTGACGACGTCCCCGGGGCGCACGGTGCGTGGCAGTCGTGGGGGGCGTGGGAGGGCGACAAGTCCTTCGAGCCGGACGGCACTGTCGAGGACCTCGGCACTGTCGTCCTGGACCGGCTGAACCGGGTCACTGGAGAGCTGGAACCCGACCCCGGCGCCGCGCCCTGGGACATGACCAGCCCCGCCTACAACCCCGGATCGCCGCCGCTGTCCGCCGCCTTCCAGAACGTCAACTGA